A single window of Balaenoptera acutorostrata chromosome X, mBalAcu1.1, whole genome shotgun sequence DNA harbors:
- the UBQLN2 gene encoding ubiquilin-2 has product MAENGESSGPPRPSRGSAAAQGPASAPAEPKIIKVTVKTPKEKEEFAVPENSSVQQFKEAISKRFKSQTDQLVLIFAGKILKDQDTLIQHGIHDGLTVHLVIKSQNRPQGQSTQPSNAAGTNTTTASTPRSNSTPISTNSNPFGLGSLGGLAGLSSLGLSSTNFSELQNQMQQQLLSSPEMMIQIMENPFVQSMLSNPDLMRQLIMANPQMQQLIQRNPEISHLLNNPDIMRQTLEIARNPAMMQEMMRNQDLALSNLESIPGGYNALRRMYTDIQEPMLNAAQEQFGGNPFASVGSSSSSGEGTQPSRTENRDPLPNPWAPPPATQSSATTSTTTSSGSGSGTSSSSATGNTVAAANYVASIFSTPGMQSLLQQITENPQLIQNMLSAPYMRSMMQSLTQNPDLAAQMMLNSPVFTANPQLQEQMRPQLPAFLQQMQNPDTLSAMSNPRAMQALMQIQQGLQTLATEAPGLIPSFTPGVGVGVLGTAIGPVGPVTPIGPIGPIVPFTPIGPIGPIGPTGPAGPPGSTGSGAPPGPTVSSSAPSETTSPTSESGPNQQFIQQMVQALAGANPPQLPNPEVRFQQQLEQLNAMGFLNREANLQALIATGGDINAAIERLLGSQPS; this is encoded by the coding sequence ATGGCTGAGAACGGCGAGAGCAGCGGCCCCCCGCGCCCCTCCCGCGGCTCTGCTGCGGCCCAaggccctgcctctgccccggCGGAGCCCAAAATTATCAAAGTCACTGTGAAGACCCCCAAAGAGAAAGAGGAGTTCGCAGTGCCCGAGAACAGCTCAGTCCAGCAGTTTAAGGAAGCGATTTCGAAACGCTTCAAATCCCAAACGGATCAGCTAGTGCTGATTTTTGCcggaaaaatcttaaaagatcaAGATACCTTGATTCAGCATGGCATCCATGATGGACTGACTGTTCATCTTGTCATCAAAAGCCAGAACCGACCTCAGGGCCAGTCCACCCAGCCTAGTAATGCCGCGGGAACTAATACTACCACCGCGTCGACTCCCAGGAGTAACTCCACACCTATTTCCACAAATAGCAACCCGTTTGGGTTGGGGAGCCTGGGAGGACTTGCAGGCCTTAGCAGCCTGGGCTTGAGCTCGACCAACTTCTCTGAGCTCCAGAACCAGATGCAGCAGCAGCTCCTGTCCAGCCCTGAGATGATGATCCAAATCATGGAAAATCCCTTTGTTCAGAGCATGCTTTCGAATCCTGATCTGATGAGGCAGCTCATTATGGCCAATCCACAGATGCAACAATTGATTCAGAGAAACCCAGAAATCAGTCACCTGCTCAACAACCCAGATATAATGAGGCAGACCCTCGAAATCGCCAGGAATCCAGCTATGATGCAAGAAATGATGAGAAATCAAGACCTGGCTCTCAGCAATCTTGAAAGCATCCCAGGTGGCTACAATGCTTTACGGCGCATGTACACTGACATTCAAGAACCCATGCTGAATGCCGCACAAGAGCAGTTTGGGGGTAATCCGTTTGCCTCGGTGGGGAGCAGTTCCTCCTCTGGGGAAGGTACGCAGCCTTCCCGCACAGAAAATCGCGATCCACTACCCAATCCGTGGGCGCCACCACCGGCTACCCAGAGTTCTGCGACCACCAGCACAACAACGAGCAGTGGCAGTGGATCTGGCACTAGCTCTAGCAGTGCTACGGGGAACACAGTGGCTGCAGCTAATTATGTCGCCAGCATCTTCAGCACCCCAGGAATGCAGAGCTTGCTGCAACAGATAACTGAAAACCCCCAGCTGATCCAGAATATGCTGTCTGCACCCTATATGAGAAGCATGATGCAGTCGCTGACCCAGAATCCAGATTTGGCTGCACAGATGATGCTGAATAGCCCTGTGTTTACTGCAAATCCTCAGCTTCAGGAGCAGATGCGTCCACAGCTCCCTGCTTTCCTGCAGCAGATGCAAAATCCAGACACACTCTCAGCCATGTCGAACCCAAGAGCAATGCAGGCTTTAATGCAGATCCAGCAGGGGCTACAGACATTAGCCACTGAAGCACCTGGCCTCATTCCAAGCTTCACTCCAGGTGTCGGGGTGGGGGTGCTGGGAACAGCTATAGGCCCTGTAGGCCCAGTCACACCCATAGGCCCCATTGGCCCCATAGTCCCGTTTACTCCCATAGGCCCCATTGGACCCATAGGACCCACTGGCCCTGCAGGTCCCCCTGGCTCCACTGGCTCAGGCGCCCCCCCTGGGCCCACTGTATCTAGCTCTGCACCCAGTGAAACTACGAGCCCAACATCGGAATCTGGACCCAACCAGCAGTTCATTCAGCAAATGGTGCAGGCTCTGGCTGGAGCAAATCCTCCGCAGCTGCCGAATCCAGAAGTCAGATTTCAACAACAACTGGAACAGCTCAACGCAATGGGGTTCTTAAACCGGGAAGCAAACTTGCAGGCTCTAATAGCAACAGGAGGCGACATCAATGCAGCCATTGAGAGGCTGCTGGGTTCCCAGCCATCGTAA